TATCCTGATTATCGGTGCCTATATAGAGGCGCGCAGCTGCGAGCGATTCGCTCGTCTGATCCCTCATCTCGATGTCGAGCTTGCCAAGTTCTATCGCAGTCTGGTTAAGTCAGAAGGACGCCATTACGAAGATTATCTGATGCTGGCCCGTCGCTATGCCGCAGAGGCGAATGATAAGAGCGTGGAAACGCGCATTACTTTCTTCGCCGACTGCGAACGCCAGCTGATCTGTGAGCCGGATGAGGTATTCCGTTTTCACAGTGGCGTACCTGCCGCAGCCTGAGGGAGTGCCTGCGTTAAGGTGGTGAGACAGCAAGAAGACGCGCGTGAAGGCCAGCCAGAGATGTGACCCGGTCAAGGATACCGGGGACGATACGCAGCCGCGTAAACACAACAAAGGGTTCGGCAGGCTCACTTCGCGTAAGGGTGTCGTAGTTGTCCGAGCCAGCAAGATAATAACGCAGGTACCAACACGATGCGGGAACCCTCAGTCAACGAGCAGTTAGCGCTTTTCGGACACTTTTCCCTGACCCTGGGTGAGGACTGCCTGACCCAGTTCAGCTATGACAAGGTCAAGGCCCTGCTGGTCTACCTCCTGCTCCATGACCAGCCGGTCAACCGAGCGACCCTGGCCGAGCTTCTCTGGCCGGATCAGGGCCTGTCATCCGGCCGAACCAATCTGCGTCATGCCCTTCACTGTCTTCGCCAGTCACTGGGGGACGAGGCCGACCAGGTGCTGGTGGTCTCCCGCCAGACGATCGCCTTCAAGCTGCCCGAGCACTGGGCCTTCGACCTTCATGAGCTGCATGATCTGCTCGACGGGGTGGCGAATATTCCCACGCTGGAAGCCATTCTCGACGCCTATCGTGGCGATCTCGTCGAGGAGCTGCAGCTCACCCCCTGCGCCGAGTTTCAGCGCTGGCTCCTCCAGGTGCGCAACGAGTGGCGCCAGCGGGTCATCGCCTTCGCCGAAACGGTCATCGAAGAACATGACGATGTGCCGGAGTCGCTGCTGCGCACCCTGGTCAGCCGGTTTTCCGGCTACGGCCCCTTCCACGAATGCTTGGTGCGACAACTGGCCGAGCAGGGGCAGTCGGCGGCCGCTCATGAAGAGTACAACGCCTATCTGCAGCTGTTGGCGCTGTCCGGTCAGCAGCCTGACCTCAGCTTTCTCCAGCTGGCCAGATACTGGTCCGACAGCCAGTCAGAGCTTTCGCCGATCACGCCGCAGGGTGCTTTCTCTCGGGCCATGGCCGCCGACAGTACGCCTCTCCAGGAAGATGAAATCGAGCAGCGACAGCTGTCGGTCATGGCGATTCGTCTGAAGCTTGAAGGCGACTGGCAGGACCGCTCGGAGACCTGCGCCTGCTTGCGCCTGCAGATAGAGCTGCTGCGCTGGCTGGAAGAGCAATGTCATCACCTGGGCGGCTTCTGGCTGACCGGCGCTACCGGTGGGCTGGGCCTTGCCTGCTTCGGCACGCATGGCCCGGCGCATCAGCTCGCTGAACTGGTCGCACTCTACGAGCACTGCCGTACCACGCTGCCCGAAGAAAGTCAGCGGCGCTGGTCCGGTGAAGGCGAGATGCCGCAATTCACTCTGTCTGCCGGGCTCAACAGCGGTCGGGTGGTCTATGTGCCTGAACGCCAGCTGGTAGACCCGCTCGGTCAGGTAACCCAGCGTTCTCTGGAACTGATGGGCGCGGCCGATGGCAGTGAGCTGGTGATCTCTCATGAATCCAGCCAGCACATGCCGCCGGCGCTGGATCTTCAGCCTCGACTGACCTCGCGGCTGGTGGCCTGCGACGGCAAGGTCCAGCTGCGGGCGCTGGTCCTTGGGGTCAACGAGGGCGGCCGCGATGCGATGCCGCCGAGCCTGGTGGGACGCGAGTCCGATCTGCGCAAGCTGCGCGACGCCCTCGCTCGGGCAGGCATCGGTCTGCGCCAGAGCGTGTTGGTGCGCGGCCCCTCGGGCATGGGCAAGTCGGCGCTGATGGTGGCGTTTCGCCAGCTCGAACAGAGCCGTGAAGCGGCCATCTGCTGGCAGCCTGCGACACGCATGGCTGCCCAGACGCCCTACAGCGTGGCGCGCACCCTGCTGCGCTGGCACCTGGAAGCAGAGCCCAGCGAAGCGCTGCTGGATGAGTTGCTGGAGGGGTATCCGGCGCTGGAGATCGATGACAACCAGCGCCGGCTGCTGGCCGAGGCTCTGGGCATCTGCCACAGCGACGAGGCGATACTGATCCAGAGCGGCGAGGCGGTCGAACTGGTAGCTCGATTGCTACAGCAGCTGATCGAGGCCTTGACCCAGGACTGTCCGCTGGTCTTGATGCTCGATGATCTGCAGTGGCTCGATGAGCCGTCCTACAAGGTGCTCGCCGCTCTGCAGACGCGTTTGCCGATCAACTGTCCGCTGCTGCTGGTGGCAAGCCATCACGGCCGCGAATCGTTGCCTTCCAAGCTGCACTGGGACCAGCAGATCACGCTGGGTCGCCTGGACAATCAGCAGTCTTCGAACCTGCTTTCTCAGCTGGCGCGACGCTACCGTTTGCATCTCAGCCCGCGCCTGCGCAGCCAGTTGATCGAGCGCTGCGATGGGGTGCCGCTGTATTTGCAGGAGATCTGTCGTCGCCTGGACATGGAGCGTCGCGAAGGGCGTAGCGTGCAGATCGATGAGTTGCCGCAGGGCTTGCTGGGCCTGTTGGCGAGCCGTATCGATCAGCTTGACGCCGACCGGGAGGTGGCCCAGATCGCCGCCGTGCTGGGGCGTCAGTTCCGCATGGACTTTCTTGCAGAGTGCAGCGGCTGGGAGGCCGCGCGACTCAAGCAGGCGCTTGAACAGATGTTGCGCCTCGAGGTCATCGAACCCTGCACGTCCTCGCCCGAGTGCGAATACCAGTTCAGCCACCAGCTCCTTCAGGAAGCCGCGTACCTTTCATGCCCGCGGGATGTCAGGGTGTCCATTCATCGCCAGGTGGTCAGCCTGATCGAAGAGCGCTTTCCGATCTGGATCAGTCGTCATCCGGGCGACTTTGCCACTCATCTGCGACGCAGCGGGCACTATGCTCGCGGTGCCCGTTACTTCGAGCTGGCGGCCCGCGAGGCGCTCAAGGTCAGTGCCAATCGTACGGCCCTGAAGATGGCCGACGAGGGCTTGGCCAGTCTGCGCCAGGTCGAAGACAGCGCCGAGCGGGAGATCAGCCTACTGACCGTGCGCGGTCAGGCGGCTTTCGCCATGGAAGGGCATGCCTCGCCCACTGCGCATGAAAGCTTCGTGCGAGCGCGAGACTTGCTGGCGGCCCAGCAGGAATCTCAGGAAGCGTCGCAGGAGGCCTCTCAGCAGGAGCAGGCCGACGATGAGAGCGATCTCGAGCAGCGCTTCCTGGTCAAATGGGGGCTCTGGGTCGGCTGCAGTCAGCGGCATGCCCATGCCGATGCCTTCTCGCTGGCCTCTCAGCTGGCGGGGCTGGCTGCTCGTCTCGAAGACCCTCGCTATCTGCGTCTGGCCGACTATGCCCGAGCCAGCTGCGAATACTGGGCCGGAAGCATCCGTCAGGCCTACGCTCACCTGGAAGAGGTCGATCCGCTGCATCAGCCGATGATGATCGAGTGGCTACCGTTCTCCGATCATCCTCAGGTGGCTGCTGCCTGCTATCAGGGCTGGGCGCTGTGCCTGCGTGGCGACTATCGCCGAGCAGAGGTGCAGGCAGAGGCGGCGATTCGTCTCGCCGAAAGCCTCAATCATCCGGGCTCGCTTGCTATGGCCTTGATGTATGCCGCTGCCGTCTATCGACAGCTGGGGCATGTGCATCTGGTCAGTCGCCGCGCGCAGCGTGCCTTCGAACTCACTGGCACGCCGGATCTGCACTTATGGCAGATGTCGTCCCAGAGTCTCTTGGGTTGGGAGAAGGCGCTGGCGGGTGATCGTGAAGGGCTCAAGGTGATCGAGGCCTGCATGGAGGAGTTCGATGCCATTTCTGGCCGTCATCGCTACCAGACGCCGATGTTGTGGTGGATCGATGCGCTGGTCGTGTGTGAAGAGTTCGAGCGCGCCGAAGACTATCTCGATCAGTGCCTGCTGGTGGCGCAGGAGCGCAGCTCGCTCTACATGCCGGAGCTGGCCATTCAGCTGGCGCGGGTGCGCCACCGTCTTGGCCATCCGGTCGAGGAAGTGCGCCGTCTGGCCGAGCAGGCGCTGGAGCAGGCCCGCGAGCACGATAACCTCCATCAACAGCTGAATGCCCTGGAGCTTTGGCTGACGCTGGTGGACCCGCAGGATGTGGCAGCGCGTGATGCGTTCCGCAAGCTTTTGGGTAGCGTGAGCGTCAGCGATGCGCCGGTACTCATGCGCTGGCGGACCCTGCTTGATCACCGGCTGGAGGCGCCGGCGCGGGCGGAAAGCTAGCGGCGACCTAGACCTGGGACTTGAGACCTAGGACTTGAGACCTAGAACGCGAGCTGAGGGCGCGACTATCAGCGCGCACCTAGCGCACTTAGTGAGCATGAGGAAATAGGGCGCATGACGAAAAACGGCCCATCCGCCTGGCGGATGGGCCGTTCTGTTGCTGGGCGAAAAGCATCGGTCGGGTGGAAGCGCCTCGGTGTGTCAGGTCATGGTTTCCCAGGCGGCGATTCGTGCCAGCGCTTCTTCGCGATCGCTGCCGCAAAGCTCCTGATCGAAGTCGAAACGCGCGCAGACGGCAGGGCGGCTTGGGTCGCCAAACAATCGGCAGAGGTTGTCATCATCGAGCTGCACGCAGCGCACGCCGGCCGGCTTGCCCTCAGGCATGCCGGGAATCGCTGAGCTGATCGAGGGGGCGATGCAGCAGGCACCGCAGCCCGGGCGGCATTCGCCGGTGGCGTGAGCGGAGGTAGACGCCGCGGCCTGGGTACTGGCAATCAGTCGGCTCATGGCGTTCGCTCCGCAATGGCTCCCTTGCCGATGCCCTCGAAGGCCTGGACCCGCGTGACCTGGCCGGTTTCCGCAGCGATCTCGCCGGCAAGCCAGGCGGCGATCTGCTCGATGGTGGTGGCCGTCGGCAGGATCAGGCAGCGCTCGCGGGGCAGGCGCAGCAGGAAGTCGCCCTGGGGCGCGCGATAGCGCGTCGTGAGCTCACCCTGAGCAACGTCCTTGTCTTCGACATCGCTCTCATCGACGAGATAACGATCCGCCATGCGGCTGGCCCATTCGGCCTCCAGCGCCGGGGCGCGTTCGCCTGTCTGCCAGATATGGAGCGGCGAACGATGCCCGTGGGCGATGCGCTGGCAGTTACCTGCGTGGCGGCGCAGTCCGTGGCTATAGGTGTAGGCAGCACCCGACAGGGCTTCATCCTCGAAGGTGAGGCGAATCGCGCTGACCCGCGGCGGTGGGTCTTGCAGCATCTCCTCGCTGAAGCGCTCGGCAAGCCCTGTCGGTGTGATCTCCGCCCAGGGCACCAGAGTGAAGGCCTGGTGCGGGCCGCGCACCTCCATGGCGTAGGGCGTGGTGGTGCGGATCGCGAGGCCTTCCAGGCATTCGCTGACCGTCACGCCCGGCGCCTCGGTCGGTACGATCAGGGTGTGGTCGGCACCGTCGTCCAGCCGCGACTTGATCCACGGCTTGACGTGGCCGAAATCAAACAGCATGCCATCCTCGCCGAGTTCGCCGTCGAGTTCGGCATTCACCTGCCAACTGACACCGATCAGGCCACGTGTTGGGCACCATAGCGAGGCGTCGAGATGGGTCAGGCCATTGACGAAGAGGGTCATCAGTCGATCCCCGCGATCTTGTGAGTCTGCAGTGACAGCTGCCATTGAGGTGCACTCAGGCAGTAGTCAACGACGTCGGCCATGGTATTGCCGTCTCCGCCCAGCGGGCCGAGGTCCATGGGCTGCAGATAGAAGTGGCGAAAGTTGAGCCCGGCGAAACGCTCGGGTGGGGCGTGCTGTTGCGGATAGACCAGCTTCAGCTCGTCGCCTGCCGTGATGGCAAGCGAGGTATCGCCCTTGGGGCTGACACACAGCCAGTCGATACCGGCCGGCGGGGTGAGCGTGCCGTTGGTCTCCACCGCGACCTCGAAATCGCGGGCATGCAGCGCCTCGATCAACGGTGAGTCCAGTTGCAGCAGCGGCTCACCGCCGGTGAAGACTACGTAGCGCTGGCCGCCGGGCACCGCGGGCCAAAGCGCGGCGAGATGATCGGCGAGCCCTTCAGCGTCGTGAAAGCGACCGCCATTCTGCCCGTCGGTACCGACGAAGTCGGTATCGCAGAAGCGGCAGGCGCTGGTGGCTCGATCCTGTTCGCGCCCCGACCAGAGATTGCAGCCGGAGAAGCGGCAGAAAACGCTGGCACGCCCGGCCCGGGCCCCTTCGCCCTGCAGGGTATAGAAGGCCTCTTTG
Above is a window of Halomonas sp. I5-271120 DNA encoding:
- a CDS encoding YkgJ family cysteine cluster protein; translation: MSRLIASTQAAASTSAHATGECRPGCGACCIAPSISSAIPGMPEGKPAGVRCVQLDDDNLCRLFGDPSRPAVCARFDFDQELCGSDREEALARIAAWETMT
- a CDS encoding 6-carboxytetrahydropterin synthase encodes the protein MTLFVNGLTHLDASLWCPTRGLIGVSWQVNAELDGELGEDGMLFDFGHVKPWIKSRLDDGADHTLIVPTEAPGVTVSECLEGLAIRTTTPYAMEVRGPHQAFTLVPWAEITPTGLAERFSEEMLQDPPPRVSAIRLTFEDEALSGAAYTYSHGLRRHAGNCQRIAHGHRSPLHIWQTGERAPALEAEWASRMADRYLVDESDVEDKDVAQGELTTRYRAPQGDFLLRLPRERCLILPTATTIEQIAAWLAGEIAAETGQVTRVQAFEGIGKGAIAERTP
- a CDS encoding AAA family ATPase; the protein is MREPSVNEQLALFGHFSLTLGEDCLTQFSYDKVKALLVYLLLHDQPVNRATLAELLWPDQGLSSGRTNLRHALHCLRQSLGDEADQVLVVSRQTIAFKLPEHWAFDLHELHDLLDGVANIPTLEAILDAYRGDLVEELQLTPCAEFQRWLLQVRNEWRQRVIAFAETVIEEHDDVPESLLRTLVSRFSGYGPFHECLVRQLAEQGQSAAAHEEYNAYLQLLALSGQQPDLSFLQLARYWSDSQSELSPITPQGAFSRAMAADSTPLQEDEIEQRQLSVMAIRLKLEGDWQDRSETCACLRLQIELLRWLEEQCHHLGGFWLTGATGGLGLACFGTHGPAHQLAELVALYEHCRTTLPEESQRRWSGEGEMPQFTLSAGLNSGRVVYVPERQLVDPLGQVTQRSLELMGAADGSELVISHESSQHMPPALDLQPRLTSRLVACDGKVQLRALVLGVNEGGRDAMPPSLVGRESDLRKLRDALARAGIGLRQSVLVRGPSGMGKSALMVAFRQLEQSREAAICWQPATRMAAQTPYSVARTLLRWHLEAEPSEALLDELLEGYPALEIDDNQRRLLAEALGICHSDEAILIQSGEAVELVARLLQQLIEALTQDCPLVLMLDDLQWLDEPSYKVLAALQTRLPINCPLLLVASHHGRESLPSKLHWDQQITLGRLDNQQSSNLLSQLARRYRLHLSPRLRSQLIERCDGVPLYLQEICRRLDMERREGRSVQIDELPQGLLGLLASRIDQLDADREVAQIAAVLGRQFRMDFLAECSGWEAARLKQALEQMLRLEVIEPCTSSPECEYQFSHQLLQEAAYLSCPRDVRVSIHRQVVSLIEERFPIWISRHPGDFATHLRRSGHYARGARYFELAAREALKVSANRTALKMADEGLASLRQVEDSAEREISLLTVRGQAAFAMEGHASPTAHESFVRARDLLAAQQESQEASQEASQQEQADDESDLEQRFLVKWGLWVGCSQRHAHADAFSLASQLAGLAARLEDPRYLRLADYARASCEYWAGSIRQAYAHLEEVDPLHQPMMIEWLPFSDHPQVAAACYQGWALCLRGDYRRAEVQAEAAIRLAESLNHPGSLAMALMYAAAVYRQLGHVHLVSRRAQRAFELTGTPDLHLWQMSSQSLLGWEKALAGDREGLKVIEACMEEFDAISGRHRYQTPMLWWIDALVVCEEFERAEDYLDQCLLVAQERSSLYMPELAIQLARVRHRLGHPVEEVRRLAEQALEQAREHDNLHQQLNALELWLTLVDPQDVAARDAFRKLLGSVSVSDAPVLMRWRTLLDHRLEAPARAES
- the queE gene encoding 7-carboxy-7-deazaguanine synthase: MYSVKEAFYTLQGEGARAGRASVFCRFSGCNLWSGREQDRATSACRFCDTDFVGTDGQNGGRFHDAEGLADHLAALWPAVPGGQRYVVFTGGEPLLQLDSPLIEALHARDFEVAVETNGTLTPPAGIDWLCVSPKGDTSLAITAGDELKLVYPQQHAPPERFAGLNFRHFYLQPMDLGPLGGDGNTMADVVDYCLSAPQWQLSLQTHKIAGID